The following are encoded in a window of Paludisphaera rhizosphaerae genomic DNA:
- a CDS encoding PDZ domain-containing protein: MSWFTTRPIRSACLLSFAALVLLTSRATAQGVAGHVVHAVLVIDDNAPLAGIEKDLMNMQMALTAGLGPRDRVTFKVLQGREVTPANLGQTIRALPVGPDDVLLFYYTGHGATLEQTGHVMAFMGGRDASGEPVAQPVPRAEIRKLLLSKGARMTVLLSDCCANLVPIRREPPNVGAPAPGAPGPPPGPTTLQMLLFEHRGLVDLTSSMYDPVLGVGEKSWTESTSGSFFTVALTNLMMAPPDVLDVAPRDGFVEWKEFFPRVRSETNQIYHDFRSSRLGVGPDGKPAAGPELRESLEAQPDQTPQAFALPTRGGTGGGGGGGGGAELFASNLGISYRLVPYRDHLAASLTRQPVPNSPAASVGFEPGDQIYALDGVAIRSPEDVLGHVNQTVVEFVDVRTGQAKSTTLMLPANRPAPGPSPYVLGVTTIPTPVATTNGSARYGLHVMTVLPGGAAQRAGIEPGDILISANDRAIQSHGDLAQALTASNGRMRIVLINVRPPRNLTTIDVTLDPAGGGVGTAAPAAAAPTAPAPPPAP, from the coding sequence ATGTCCTGGTTCACGACTCGCCCGATACGTTCGGCCTGCCTCCTGAGCTTCGCCGCGCTCGTGCTGCTGACCTCTCGCGCCACAGCCCAGGGCGTGGCGGGCCACGTCGTCCACGCGGTGCTCGTCATCGACGACAACGCGCCGCTCGCCGGGATCGAGAAGGACCTGATGAACATGCAGATGGCCCTGACGGCGGGGCTCGGCCCCAGGGACAGGGTCACGTTCAAGGTCTTGCAGGGGAGAGAGGTCACGCCGGCCAACCTGGGTCAGACGATTCGCGCGTTGCCGGTCGGCCCGGACGACGTCCTCCTGTTCTATTACACGGGCCACGGGGCGACCCTGGAGCAGACGGGACACGTCATGGCCTTCATGGGCGGGCGAGATGCCAGCGGGGAGCCCGTCGCGCAGCCGGTCCCTCGCGCCGAGATCCGCAAGCTGCTGCTCTCCAAGGGGGCTCGGATGACGGTCCTCCTGAGCGACTGCTGCGCGAACCTCGTCCCGATCCGACGCGAGCCGCCGAACGTGGGCGCGCCGGCCCCCGGCGCCCCCGGACCTCCGCCGGGGCCGACAACCCTCCAGATGCTCCTGTTTGAACATCGAGGTCTGGTGGACCTGACCTCGTCGATGTACGACCCGGTTCTGGGGGTCGGTGAGAAGTCGTGGACGGAGTCGACGTCCGGCAGCTTCTTCACAGTCGCCCTGACCAACCTGATGATGGCTCCGCCGGACGTGCTGGACGTGGCCCCCCGCGACGGCTTCGTGGAGTGGAAGGAGTTCTTTCCGCGGGTGCGGTCGGAGACGAATCAGATCTACCACGACTTCCGATCCAGCCGCCTGGGAGTCGGCCCGGACGGCAAGCCGGCTGCCGGTCCAGAGCTGCGGGAGAGTCTCGAAGCCCAGCCCGATCAGACGCCTCAGGCGTTCGCGCTTCCCACGCGTGGGGGAACCGGCGGCGGAGGCGGAGGCGGCGGCGGGGCGGAGTTGTTCGCGTCGAACCTGGGGATTTCCTACCGGCTGGTCCCTTACCGCGATCATCTGGCGGCGAGCCTGACGCGCCAGCCCGTTCCGAACTCGCCGGCGGCCTCGGTCGGCTTCGAGCCGGGCGACCAGATCTACGCCCTGGACGGCGTGGCGATCCGCAGCCCAGAAGACGTGCTGGGGCACGTCAACCAGACCGTCGTCGAATTCGTCGACGTTCGAACCGGCCAGGCGAAGTCGACCACGCTGATGCTGCCGGCCAATCGCCCAGCCCCAGGCCCGTCGCCCTACGTCCTGGGGGTGACGACCATCCCCACGCCCGTTGCGACGACGAATGGCTCTGCGCGGTACGGGCTTCACGTGATGACCGTCCTGCCCGGCGGAGCCGCTCAGAGGGCCGGGATCGAGCCGGGCGACATCCTGATTTCGGCGAACGACCGGGCGATCCAGAGCCACGGCGACCTCGCCCAGGCCCTGACCGCATCCAACGGCCGCATGCGGATCGTCCTCATCAACGTCCGTCCGCCTCGGAATCTGACCACGATCGACGTCACCCTCG